From Pseudonocardia autotrophica, one genomic window encodes:
- a CDS encoding acyclic terpene utilization AtuA family protein, whose amino-acid sequence MSRAEARRAVRIGNVSGFYGDRIDAAREMVEAGEVDVVCGDYLAELTMLILAKAQARDGGVGYARTFLTQVEQILGGCVDRGIRIVANAGGLDPAGLADAVREVAAAQRITVRVAHVEGDDLRGDLSAIVPPVDGTPVSANAYLGARGIAEALTAGADVVVTGRVTDASLVVGPAAWWHGWAHDDWDALAGAVVAGHVIECGPQATGGNYPFLHEITDRRSPGFPIAEVAADGSSVITKPDGTGGLVSVGTVTAQLLYEIGPPGYLGPDVTAHFDTIRLEQAGAHRVAISGVRGSPPPDTLKVALNAVGGYRNTMTMVLTGLDVEAKAAWAEELLFGILDREAFDDVDVRLLRFDRPDAGSDPEATAHLRITVKGADRRLVGRAFSNAIVQLALGGYAGFHTSTPPTDATAFGIYRPAAVPRAAVTHTVVLPDGTRRTVADPPTSGPVQPQVTASPRGGAQSKGETRRVPLGTVAGARSGDKGGDANIGIWARDDAGHAWLRSFLTPRRIRELLGTEAAELDVEVFDLPNLRAVNVVVHGLLGDGVASSTRPDPQAKGLGEYLRSRVVDVPVELLAGD is encoded by the coding sequence GTGAGCAGAGCAGAGGCGCGCAGAGCGGTGCGGATCGGGAACGTCTCCGGCTTCTACGGCGACCGGATCGACGCCGCCCGGGAGATGGTCGAGGCGGGGGAGGTCGACGTCGTCTGCGGCGACTACCTCGCCGAGCTGACCATGCTGATCCTGGCCAAGGCGCAGGCCCGCGACGGCGGCGTCGGCTACGCGCGGACGTTCCTCACCCAGGTCGAGCAGATCCTCGGCGGCTGCGTCGACCGGGGCATCCGGATCGTCGCCAACGCCGGCGGGCTGGATCCGGCCGGGCTGGCCGACGCGGTCCGAGAGGTCGCCGCGGCGCAGCGGATCACGGTGCGGGTCGCGCACGTCGAGGGCGACGACCTGCGCGGGGACCTGTCCGCGATCGTCCCGCCGGTGGACGGGACTCCGGTCTCGGCGAACGCCTACCTCGGTGCCAGGGGGATCGCCGAGGCACTCACCGCCGGCGCCGACGTCGTCGTCACCGGCCGGGTCACCGACGCCTCGCTGGTCGTCGGACCAGCCGCCTGGTGGCACGGCTGGGCGCACGACGACTGGGACGCGCTGGCCGGCGCCGTCGTCGCCGGGCACGTGATCGAGTGCGGCCCGCAGGCGACCGGCGGCAACTACCCGTTCCTGCACGAGATCACCGACCGCCGCAGTCCAGGCTTCCCGATCGCCGAGGTCGCCGCCGACGGCAGCTCGGTGATCACCAAGCCGGACGGCACCGGCGGCCTGGTGTCCGTCGGCACCGTCACCGCGCAGCTGCTCTACGAGATCGGCCCGCCCGGCTACCTCGGACCGGACGTCACCGCGCACTTCGACACGATCCGGCTGGAGCAGGCCGGTGCGCACCGGGTCGCGATCAGCGGGGTGCGCGGCAGCCCGCCGCCGGACACCCTGAAGGTCGCACTCAACGCCGTCGGCGGGTACCGCAACACGATGACGATGGTGCTGACCGGTCTCGACGTCGAGGCCAAGGCGGCCTGGGCGGAGGAGCTGCTGTTCGGGATCCTCGACCGGGAGGCCTTCGACGACGTCGACGTCCGGCTGCTGCGCTTCGACCGACCCGACGCCGGGTCCGACCCGGAGGCGACCGCGCACCTGCGGATCACCGTGAAGGGCGCCGACCGGCGGCTGGTCGGACGGGCCTTCTCGAATGCGATCGTGCAGCTCGCGCTCGGCGGGTACGCCGGGTTCCACACCAGCACCCCGCCGACCGACGCGACCGCGTTCGGGATCTACCGGCCGGCAGCGGTGCCCCGCGCCGCGGTGACGCACACCGTGGTGCTGCCCGACGGGACCCGCCGGACGGTCGCCGACCCGCCCACGTCCGGCCCGGTGCAACCGCAGGTCACGGCGTCGCCCCGGGGAGGTGCGCAGAGCAAGGGGGAGACCAGGAGGGTCCCGCTCGGCACGGTCGCCGGCGCCCGGTCCGGGGACAAGGGCGGCGACGCCAACATCGGGATCTGGGCCCGTGACGACGCCGGGCACGCCTGGCTCAGGTCGTTCCTCACCCCGCGGCGGATCCGCGAGCTGCTCGGCACGGAGGCCGCGGAGCTCGACGTCGAGGTGTTCGACCTGCCGAACCTGCGCGCGGTGAACGTCGTCGTGCACGGGCTGCTCGGCGACGGGGTCGCCTCCTCGACCCGGCCGGACCCGCAGGCCAAGGGACTGGGCGAGTACCTGCGCAGCCGGGTGGTCGACGTCCCGGTGGAGCTGCTCGCGGGGGACTAG
- a CDS encoding Bug family tripartite tricarboxylate transporter substrate binding protein produces MGRRRWLAALVVALACLAVAPAVPAVRDLFTPGPGAPHGLRMLVPNVPGGGFDVTARSTAKALADTGLSDPVEVFNLPGAGGVAGLGRLVNETGNDRLLLSMGLGVVGAVASQDSQVTLADTTPIARLVEESEIVVVAAGSPLRDVHDLIDTWRADPAALRVGGGSTGGGPDHLATMLLAEGAGIPPEQVDYVSHDGGGALLAGVLAGEVAFGVSGIGEFADQIGTGSLRALAVTADERVPGLAVPTLRESGVDVEFSNWRGVVAPPGLDPDARAALVELFARLRETPQWQEVLRANGWQDVWLPGEPFGDFLRAEDERVAGMLDRMGLTAP; encoded by the coding sequence ATGGGCCGGAGACGGTGGCTCGCGGCACTCGTCGTGGCGCTCGCCTGCCTCGCCGTCGCACCGGCCGTCCCGGCCGTGCGGGATCTGTTCACCCCCGGCCCCGGGGCACCGCACGGGCTGCGGATGCTCGTCCCGAACGTCCCGGGCGGTGGGTTCGACGTGACCGCCCGCAGCACCGCCAAGGCACTGGCCGACACCGGGCTGTCCGATCCGGTGGAGGTGTTCAACCTGCCCGGTGCCGGTGGCGTCGCCGGGCTGGGGCGGCTGGTGAACGAGACCGGCAACGACCGGTTGCTGCTGAGCATGGGGCTCGGCGTGGTCGGTGCGGTCGCCTCCCAGGACTCGCAGGTGACCCTGGCGGACACCACGCCGATCGCCCGGCTCGTCGAGGAGTCCGAGATCGTCGTCGTCGCGGCCGGCTCGCCGTTGCGCGACGTGCACGACCTGATCGACACCTGGCGCGCCGATCCGGCGGCGCTGCGGGTCGGCGGCGGCTCGACCGGCGGCGGCCCCGACCACCTGGCGACGATGCTGCTGGCCGAGGGCGCCGGCATCCCGCCGGAGCAGGTCGACTACGTCAGCCACGACGGCGGCGGGGCGCTGCTGGCCGGCGTACTCGCCGGGGAGGTCGCGTTCGGGGTCTCCGGGATCGGCGAGTTCGCCGACCAGATCGGCACCGGCTCCCTGCGGGCGCTCGCCGTGACCGCCGACGAGCGGGTCCCCGGGCTGGCCGTGCCGACCCTGCGCGAGTCCGGTGTGGACGTCGAGTTCAGCAACTGGCGCGGCGTCGTCGCGCCGCCCGGGCTCGACCCGGACGCGCGAGCCGCACTGGTGGAGCTGTTCGCCCGGTTACGGGAGACCCCGCAGTGGCAGGAGGTGCTGCGGGCCAACGGCTGGCAGGACGTCTGGCTGCCCGGCGAGCCGTTCGGGGACTTCCTGCGCGCCGAGGACGAGCGGGTGGCCGGGATGCTGGACCGGATGGGGCTCACCGCGCCGTGA
- a CDS encoding sensor histidine kinase: MRRRTGGAGGPLARQFLVWQLVVVALLLGAVAALAAVQSADSFSETQGRRMLSVAEDVASVPTVRSALQTGRHDLLPSFARSAENLSGADRIEIVDADLVVRTSPDPARERRQFDPGASTAPAGRAWIGEQDGRTVVAQVPVIGDDGTVVGLVSAGIRAPALWSYLAGARAESVTLLGLALGIGVAGSLLLARRVRRQTLGLEPDEIVELVQRREAMLLGIKEGVVGLDTADRITLLNPVARELLELPAARPGEHVDELGLDDRLREVLTGAAAGEDQLVLRGARALVLNRMPVRLDGREVGAVVTLRDRTELTTLQHRLDASHTVTDTLRAQAHEFSNRLHTIAGLTELGEHDEVRRFVSGIVAASEGWRREVSTRVGDPSTAALLVAKSSQAAERGVTLELAAGTRLAPTDPERDPDLSADLVTVLGNLIDNAVDATASTPPGSVRRVEIGLAGGGSEAVRVEVRDSGPGVATGLAEEVFRAGFSTKAAEIGGRGLGLALARQACLRRGGTIAVRDTGQGPPGAVFAALLPLQPMEVRT; the protein is encoded by the coding sequence ATGCGACGGCGCACCGGCGGGGCGGGCGGCCCGCTGGCACGCCAGTTCCTGGTGTGGCAGCTGGTCGTCGTCGCGCTGCTGCTCGGCGCGGTGGCCGCACTGGCCGCGGTGCAGTCGGCGGACTCGTTCTCCGAGACCCAGGGCCGCCGGATGCTGTCGGTCGCCGAGGACGTCGCGTCCGTCCCGACCGTGCGGTCGGCGTTGCAGACCGGCCGGCACGATCTGCTGCCGTCGTTCGCGCGCAGCGCGGAGAACCTGTCCGGGGCCGACCGGATCGAGATCGTCGACGCCGACCTGGTGGTGCGGACCTCACCGGACCCGGCGCGCGAGCGCAGGCAGTTCGATCCCGGGGCCAGCACCGCGCCCGCCGGGCGTGCCTGGATCGGTGAGCAGGACGGCCGCACGGTCGTCGCGCAGGTTCCGGTGATCGGCGACGACGGCACCGTCGTCGGGCTGGTCTCGGCCGGGATCCGGGCGCCCGCACTGTGGTCGTACCTGGCCGGGGCCCGGGCCGAGTCGGTGACCCTGCTCGGGCTCGCACTGGGCATCGGCGTCGCGGGCTCGCTGCTGCTGGCCCGCCGGGTCCGGCGGCAGACACTCGGGCTGGAGCCGGACGAGATCGTCGAGCTGGTGCAGCGCCGGGAGGCGATGCTGCTCGGGATCAAGGAGGGCGTCGTCGGGCTGGACACGGCCGACCGGATCACCCTGCTCAACCCGGTCGCCCGGGAGCTGCTCGAGCTCCCGGCGGCCCGGCCCGGCGAGCACGTCGACGAACTGGGGCTCGACGACCGGCTCCGCGAGGTGCTCACCGGCGCGGCGGCCGGGGAGGACCAGCTGGTGCTGCGGGGGGCCCGCGCGCTGGTGCTCAACCGGATGCCGGTCCGCCTCGACGGCCGGGAGGTGGGCGCCGTGGTCACGCTGCGGGACCGGACCGAGCTCACCACGCTGCAGCACCGGCTGGACGCCTCGCACACCGTCACCGACACGCTGCGGGCCCAGGCGCACGAGTTCTCGAACCGGCTGCACACCATCGCCGGGCTGACCGAGCTCGGCGAACACGACGAGGTGCGCCGGTTCGTGTCCGGGATCGTCGCGGCCTCGGAGGGCTGGCGCCGCGAGGTCTCGACCCGGGTCGGGGACCCGTCGACGGCGGCACTGCTGGTCGCGAAGAGCAGCCAGGCCGCCGAGCGGGGCGTGACGCTGGAGCTGGCCGCGGGCACCCGGCTCGCCCCGACCGACCCGGAGCGCGATCCGGACCTGTCCGCCGACCTGGTGACGGTGCTGGGCAACCTGATCGACAACGCGGTGGACGCGACCGCCTCGACGCCGCCGGGATCGGTGCGCCGGGTCGAGATCGGGCTGGCCGGCGGCGGCTCCGAGGCCGTGCGGGTCGAGGTCCGCGACTCCGGGCCCGGTGTCGCGACCGGGCTCGCCGAGGAGGTGTTCCGGGCCGGGTTCAGCACCAAGGCCGCGGAGATCGGCGGTCGCGGGCTCGGCCTGGCACTGGCCCGTCAGGCGTGCCTGCGGCGGGGTGGCACGATCGCCGTGCGCGACACCGGGCAGGGGCCGCCCGGTGCGGTGTTCGCGGCGCTGCTGCCGCTGCAGCCGATGGAGGTGCGGACGTGA
- a CDS encoding response regulator: MKVLVVDDDFMVAKVHSGYVQRIEGCTVVAVAHRGEEALELAAQLRPDLVLLDVYLPDMSGIEVLSRLRTGMPDDPFVLVVTAADDPDTVAAALHGGALHYLVKPFDSAALAAQVHRASRIRRDLDRVRDQSDIDRIFGGGAAVPAGGAAGGRERMPKGLTTPTAELVARTLREHGDDLSASECAEAAELSRVSARRYLEHFVSTGVVTVRLRYGGTGRPERRYRWVG, encoded by the coding sequence GTGAAGGTGCTCGTCGTCGACGACGACTTCATGGTCGCCAAGGTGCACTCCGGCTACGTGCAGCGGATCGAGGGCTGCACGGTCGTCGCGGTGGCGCACCGCGGCGAGGAGGCACTGGAGCTGGCCGCGCAGCTGCGTCCCGATCTGGTGCTGCTCGACGTCTACCTGCCCGACATGTCCGGCATCGAGGTGCTGTCCCGGCTCCGCACCGGGATGCCGGACGACCCGTTCGTACTGGTCGTGACGGCGGCCGACGATCCGGACACGGTCGCGGCCGCGCTGCACGGCGGAGCGCTGCACTATCTGGTGAAGCCGTTCGACTCGGCGGCGCTGGCTGCTCAGGTGCACCGGGCCTCCCGGATCCGGCGCGACCTGGACCGGGTCCGCGACCAGTCCGACATCGACCGGATCTTCGGCGGCGGGGCGGCGGTACCGGCCGGCGGGGCGGCCGGTGGCCGGGAGCGGATGCCGAAGGGCCTCACCACGCCGACCGCCGAGCTGGTGGCGCGCACCCTGCGCGAGCACGGCGACGACCTGTCGGCGTCGGAGTGCGCGGAGGCCGCCGAGCTGTCCCGGGTCAGCGCGCGCCGCTACCTGGAGCACTTCGTCTCCACCGGGGTGGTGACGGTGCGGCTGCGTTACGGGGGCACCGGGCGCCCGGAACGCCGCTACCGCTGGGTCGGCTGA
- a CDS encoding alpha/beta hydrolase, with protein sequence MQHEVEVEPGVTVWVEDLPPVEGAAPAAPMLLVAGGDETGLGRWPDPLVDLLRARHRVIRYDHRDTGRSAHRFDEHPYRLADLADDALRVLDACGIDRVHAVGAALGGELVQLLALDHPDRLVSAALLATTALETAAPETAAPETADPYTAGPYTAGPEPAGPDTSALETAAPATADPDPDPADPADPAMPVPGPSAAALPGPSRDVLRMRQEVQDPRDERGELAWRVEFRRRLCGGVLPFDRAEHAALERAVLAHSGRIEPSTAHAAEADPVGLDRGAELGAITVPTLVVEAPEDPVYPPPHARSLAARIGRAARTVTIEGMGHLLPAVVHEPLAALLLDHAAGAGEPVTSQPTQR encoded by the coding sequence GTGCAGCACGAGGTCGAGGTCGAGCCCGGCGTGACCGTGTGGGTCGAGGACCTCCCGCCGGTCGAGGGCGCGGCGCCCGCGGCACCGATGCTGCTCGTGGCCGGCGGCGACGAGACCGGCCTGGGCCGCTGGCCCGATCCGCTGGTCGATCTGCTGCGCGCCCGGCACCGGGTGATCCGCTACGACCATCGCGACACCGGGCGCTCGGCGCACCGGTTCGACGAGCACCCGTACCGGCTCGCCGATCTCGCCGACGACGCGTTGCGGGTGCTGGACGCCTGCGGGATCGACCGGGTGCACGCCGTCGGTGCGGCGCTGGGCGGGGAGCTGGTGCAGCTGCTCGCGCTCGACCACCCCGATCGGCTGGTGAGCGCCGCGTTGCTGGCTACGACGGCCCTGGAGACGGCTGCGCCGGAAACGGCTGCTCCGGAGACAGCTGATCCGTACACAGCTGGTCCGTACACAGCTGGTCCGGAGCCGGCTGGTCCGGACACGAGTGCGCTGGAAACGGCTGCCCCGGCGACGGCTGACCCGGACCCGGACCCGGCCGATCCGGCCGATCCGGCGATGCCCGTTCCCGGCCCGTCCGCCGCCGCGCTGCCCGGTCCGTCCCGCGACGTCCTGCGGATGCGGCAGGAGGTGCAGGACCCACGCGACGAGCGCGGCGAGCTGGCCTGGCGGGTCGAGTTCCGGCGCCGGCTGTGCGGCGGCGTGCTGCCGTTCGACCGGGCCGAGCACGCCGCCCTGGAACGGGCGGTGCTGGCGCACTCCGGCCGGATCGAGCCGTCCACCGCGCACGCCGCCGAGGCCGATCCCGTCGGGCTCGACCGCGGCGCCGAGCTCGGCGCGATCACGGTGCCGACCCTGGTCGTCGAGGCGCCCGAGGACCCGGTGTACCCGCCGCCGCACGCGCGGTCGCTGGCCGCGCGGATCGGCCGGGCCGCGCGGACGGTCACGATCGAGGGCATGGGGCACCTGCTGCCCGCCGTCGTGCACGAGCCGTTGGCCGCGCTGCTGCTGGATCACGCGGCCGGGGCCGGGGAGCCGGTGACCTCTCAGCCGACCCAGCGGTAG
- the mihF gene encoding integration host factor, actinobacterial type yields MALPTLTPEQRAEALKKAAAARTARKELRDKIASGEETIPAVLGRAKTDQIVGKTKVADLLKSVPGWGPAKVSKVMEEAGIDASRRAAGLGERQRAALIEKVG; encoded by the coding sequence ATGGCTCTGCCCACACTGACCCCGGAACAGCGCGCCGAGGCACTCAAGAAGGCGGCCGCCGCGCGCACCGCCCGCAAGGAGCTCCGCGACAAGATCGCCAGTGGCGAGGAGACCATCCCCGCGGTTCTGGGTCGCGCGAAGACCGATCAGATCGTCGGCAAGACCAAGGTCGCCGATCTGCTCAAGAGCGTCCCGGGCTGGGGCCCGGCGAAGGTCTCGAAGGTGATGGAGGAGGCCGGTATCGACGCGTCGCGTCGGGCCGCCGGTCTCGGCGAGCGTCAGCGTGCTGCGCTGATCGAGAAGGTCGGCTGA
- a CDS encoding nuclear transport factor 2 family protein, protein MTPAMQTLMRDIARTWDDVVTGLHERRDTGPAAAVLAEDVVWTELPTGAGGTGRAPVLAHLDAVAGALPGGWARTRVSRTLDVRRIADEVRFGFVHDRELPWLLPGTPPTGRPAEVTAVQLVRVRQGRIEEVRTLWDVAGLRSALGLRDPGELSCR, encoded by the coding sequence GTGACCCCGGCCATGCAGACACTCATGCGCGACATCGCGCGGACCTGGGACGACGTCGTCACCGGACTGCACGAGCGACGCGACACCGGCCCGGCGGCCGCGGTGCTCGCCGAGGACGTCGTCTGGACCGAGCTGCCGACCGGTGCCGGCGGCACCGGCCGGGCCCCGGTGCTCGCCCACCTCGACGCCGTGGCGGGGGCGCTGCCCGGCGGATGGGCGCGTACCCGCGTCTCCCGCACGCTGGACGTGCGCCGGATCGCCGACGAGGTCCGGTTCGGCTTCGTGCACGACCGCGAGCTGCCCTGGCTGCTGCCGGGCACGCCCCCCACCGGCAGGCCCGCCGAGGTGACCGCGGTGCAGCTGGTGCGGGTGCGGCAGGGCCGGATCGAGGAGGTGCGGACGCTCTGGGACGTCGCCGGCCTGCGCTCCGCGCTCGGGCTCCGCGATCCGGGAGAGCTTTCATGCCGCTGA
- a CDS encoding NAD(P)/FAD-dependent oxidoreductase, which produces MSTAAHDGQQDRHKVVIVGGGFGGVQAAKALKGADVDITIVDRTNHHLFQPLLYQVATGILSPGLIAPALRRVLKKQRNVRTLLAEVGEIDLEAKVVQAAAPDGQRIDLPYDTLVVAAGATHAYFGHPEWAEHAPGMKTIEDARLLRSRILGAYELAEVAGDQAEQQAWMTFVVVGAGPTGVELAGQLSELARHVLPREYRAIDTRSARIILLDAAPAVLPPFAKKLQKYTRKTLEQKGIEVRLNTMATGMDADSITVKGPNGEERITARTKVWAAGVQASPLAELLAKASGSEIDRAGRLSVDPDCSLPGRTDVFAVGDMVSTIDRLPGVAQVAMQQGTYVGKLIAARVKGDDTTPAPFRYFDKGSMATIGAREAVADVRGVKFTGWLGYLMWCYVHVAFLIGWGNRLGTLFNWVRSLRYARYRGHRLISVTASYDRSLDPQDVAVDSAHPHENVEHRPEIDPNATSGTGRRPA; this is translated from the coding sequence GTGAGCACGGCAGCGCACGACGGACAACAGGACCGGCACAAGGTCGTGATCGTCGGCGGTGGGTTCGGCGGCGTCCAGGCCGCCAAGGCACTCAAGGGCGCCGACGTCGACATCACCATCGTCGACCGCACCAACCACCATCTCTTCCAGCCGCTGCTCTACCAGGTCGCGACCGGGATCCTGTCCCCAGGCCTGATCGCCCCCGCGCTGCGCCGGGTACTCAAGAAGCAGCGCAACGTGCGGACCCTGCTCGCCGAGGTCGGTGAGATCGACCTGGAGGCCAAGGTCGTACAGGCGGCCGCCCCGGACGGTCAGCGCATCGACCTGCCCTACGACACCCTGGTGGTCGCCGCGGGCGCCACGCACGCCTACTTCGGGCACCCCGAGTGGGCCGAGCACGCCCCCGGCATGAAGACCATCGAGGACGCCCGGCTGCTGCGCTCGCGGATCCTCGGCGCCTACGAGCTGGCCGAGGTCGCCGGCGACCAGGCCGAGCAGCAGGCCTGGATGACCTTCGTGGTCGTCGGCGCCGGCCCGACCGGCGTCGAGCTGGCCGGTCAGCTCTCCGAGCTGGCCCGGCACGTGCTGCCCCGCGAGTACCGGGCGATCGACACCCGCTCGGCGCGAATCATCCTGCTCGACGCCGCGCCCGCCGTGCTGCCGCCGTTCGCGAAGAAGCTGCAGAAGTACACCCGGAAGACCCTGGAGCAGAAGGGCATCGAGGTCCGCCTGAACACGATGGCGACCGGTATGGATGCCGACTCCATCACCGTCAAGGGCCCGAACGGCGAGGAGCGGATCACCGCGCGCACCAAGGTGTGGGCGGCCGGGGTGCAGGCCTCCCCACTGGCCGAGCTGCTCGCCAAGGCGTCCGGCTCGGAGATCGACCGGGCCGGCCGGCTGTCGGTCGACCCGGACTGCAGCCTGCCCGGGCGCACCGACGTCTTCGCCGTCGGCGACATGGTCTCGACCATCGACCGGCTGCCGGGCGTCGCGCAGGTCGCGATGCAGCAGGGCACCTACGTCGGCAAGTTGATCGCCGCCCGGGTCAAGGGCGACGACACCACCCCGGCCCCGTTCCGCTACTTCGACAAGGGGTCGATGGCCACCATCGGCGCCCGCGAGGCCGTCGCGGACGTCCGCGGCGTCAAGTTCACCGGCTGGCTCGGGTACCTGATGTGGTGCTACGTGCACGTCGCCTTCCTGATCGGCTGGGGCAACCGGCTCGGCACCCTGTTCAACTGGGTCCGGTCGCTGCGCTACGCCCGTTACCGCGGGCACCGGCTGATCAGCGTCACCGCCTCCTACGACCGCTCGCTGGACCCGCAGGATGTCGCGGTCGACTCGGCGCACCCGCACGAGAACGTCGAGCACCGGCCCGAGATCGATCCGAACGCCACGTCCGGCACCGGGCGGCGCCCGGCCTGA